In Streptomyces violaceusniger Tu 4113, one DNA window encodes the following:
- a CDS encoding nitrite reductase, with protein MSLPPTTTPSGDETPVRGRDDACPGALRLHPADDGSLARIRVPGGLLTARQAMALGRVTEELGDGRLDITSRGNLQVRGLDAGCGAELAGRLRAAGLLPSDRHDRVRNIVASPLSGLDGGGHADVMPWVRELDAALCDDTPARDGELSGLSGRFLFALDDGRGDVATLEADVTLIATPDGGAVLRVGGPLPGRAVSPPSTVGTRPDAAARRGSRTAGSAAGGGLRVRGEDAPRAAALAAVEFLAKARESGSRAWRVRELPARHAVTTEGLAARLADAGVEAVPVEHEPAPHARATPPAPGPVPGPNGRHALSVALPLGRVSAAQWRLLAGLASRSGADELRMTPWRGVVLPGFAPDDTRGALAKLSDAGLVATPDSPWLGVGACTGRPGCAKSLADVRADTARMVADPARGAADPAPGTSGTARGTADTAAVVADPAGVVADTAAVVAGGSMPWPVNGTAYDGGPAGPDPLPVYVSGCERRCGHPGGRWVDALATGDTDYRVTVRGARGDTPEADSTDSTDSVVVTAEQLAGAVAAARGTT; from the coding sequence ATGTCCCTCCCCCCGACAACCACCCCATCCGGGGATGAAACCCCCGTGCGCGGGCGCGATGACGCCTGTCCGGGCGCGCTGCGGTTGCACCCGGCGGACGACGGTTCGCTCGCCCGGATCCGGGTGCCGGGCGGACTGCTGACGGCCCGTCAGGCCATGGCGTTGGGGCGGGTGACCGAGGAGCTGGGCGACGGGCGGCTGGACATCACCTCACGGGGCAATCTGCAGGTGCGCGGCCTGGACGCGGGGTGCGGCGCGGAACTGGCGGGCCGGCTGCGGGCGGCCGGACTGCTGCCCTCGGACCGCCATGACCGGGTGCGCAACATCGTGGCGTCGCCGCTGTCCGGCCTGGACGGCGGGGGGCATGCGGATGTGATGCCGTGGGTGCGGGAACTGGACGCCGCGCTGTGCGACGACACACCGGCGAGGGACGGGGAATTGTCGGGCTTGTCGGGCAGGTTCCTGTTCGCGCTGGACGATGGGCGGGGCGATGTGGCCACCTTGGAAGCGGATGTGACATTGATCGCAACGCCGGACGGTGGAGCGGTGCTGCGGGTCGGCGGTCCGCTGCCGGGTAGGGCTGTGTCCCCGCCGTCGACGGTGGGGACACGCCCGGACGCGGCAGCGCGGCGGGGGTCTCGTACAGCCGGGTCGGCGGCGGGGGGCGGTCTCCGGGTGCGAGGCGAGGACGCGCCGCGTGCGGCGGCGCTGGCCGCGGTGGAGTTCCTGGCCAAGGCCCGTGAGAGCGGCTCCCGGGCGTGGCGGGTACGCGAACTGCCCGCGCGACACGCCGTGACGACCGAAGGATTGGCCGCGCGACTCGCCGACGCGGGCGTCGAGGCCGTACCCGTGGAGCATGAACCAGCGCCCCACGCCCGCGCCACACCACCCGCCCCCGGGCCGGTCCCCGGCCCGAACGGGCGTCACGCGCTCTCCGTAGCCCTCCCTCTGGGCCGGGTGAGCGCCGCGCAGTGGCGGCTGCTCGCCGGGCTCGCCTCCCGGAGCGGGGCCGATGAGCTGCGTATGACACCCTGGCGCGGCGTGGTGCTCCCCGGGTTCGCCCCGGACGACACACGCGGTGCCTTGGCCAAACTGTCCGACGCGGGACTGGTGGCCACACCGGACTCGCCATGGCTCGGGGTCGGCGCGTGCACGGGACGGCCGGGCTGTGCCAAGTCCCTGGCGGATGTGCGGGCCGACACGGCGCGCATGGTCGCGGACCCGGCGCGGGGGGCTGCGGACCCGGCGCCGGGGACCTCGGGCACGGCTCGGGGGACCGCGGACACGGCGGCGGTGGTCGCGGACCCGGCGGGAGTGGTCGCGGACACGGCGGCGGTGGTCGCGGGCGGTTCGATGCCGTGGCCGGTGAACGGCACGGCGTACGACGGCGGTCCGGCCGGGCCGGATCCGCTGCCGGTATATGTCTCCGGCTGTGAGCGGCGCTGCGGTCACCCCGGGGGCCGCTGGGTGGACGCGCTGGCGACCGGCGACACGGACTACCGCGTCACCGTACGGGGCGCGAGGGGAGACACGCCGGAGGCGGACAGCACGGACAGCACGGACAGCGTGGTTGTGACAGCAGAGCAGTTGGCCGGCGCCGTGGCGGCGGCCCGTGGAACGACATGA
- a CDS encoding cobalt-precorrin-6A reductase, which translates to MNSAPAQRHVLILGGTTEARRLAGELADDPALRVTSSLAGRVAAPRLPVGQVRIGGFGGAEGMARWLREHQVDALIDATHPFADTISSHAARAAADVHVPLLALRRPGWVPGPGDRWHSAGSLADAARLAPALGERIFLTTGRMGLATFAHLTEPWFLVRSVDAPEPPVPPRMEVILDRGPFTLDGEAELLRRHRVQVLVTKDSGAHATAPKLTAARAAGIPVVVIRRPPAPQGVPMAQTPADAAAWLRTTLT; encoded by the coding sequence ATGAACAGCGCACCGGCGCAGCGCCATGTGCTCATCCTCGGCGGCACCACCGAGGCGCGCCGCCTCGCCGGGGAACTCGCCGACGACCCCGCCCTGCGCGTCACCAGCTCCCTCGCGGGCCGGGTCGCCGCGCCGCGGCTGCCGGTGGGGCAGGTGCGGATCGGCGGGTTCGGGGGCGCCGAGGGCATGGCCCGCTGGCTCCGCGAGCACCAGGTGGACGCGCTCATCGACGCCACCCATCCTTTCGCCGACACGATCAGTTCCCACGCGGCCCGGGCGGCCGCCGACGTCCATGTTCCCCTGCTCGCCCTGCGCCGCCCCGGCTGGGTACCCGGCCCGGGCGACCGCTGGCATTCGGCCGGCTCACTGGCCGACGCGGCGCGGCTGGCCCCGGCCCTGGGGGAGCGGATCTTCCTCACCACGGGACGGATGGGCCTGGCCACCTTCGCCCATCTCACCGAGCCATGGTTCCTGGTCCGCTCGGTCGACGCCCCCGAGCCGCCGGTCCCGCCCCGGATGGAGGTGATCCTCGACCGCGGCCCGTTCACCCTCGACGGCGAGGCGGAGCTGCTGCGCCGCCACCGCGTCCAGGTGCTGGTCACCAAGGACAGCGGCGCCCACGCCACCGCCCCCAAACTCACCGCGGCCCGCGCCGCCGGCATCCCGGTCGTCGTCATCCGCCGCCCACCCGCCCCCCAGGGCGTTCCGATGGCCCAGACCCCCGCCGATGCCGCCGCCTGGCTCCGTACGACCCTGACCTGA
- a CDS encoding cobalt-precorrin-5B (C(1))-methyltransferase: protein MAEAETGAKATGGRSAQLERTGLRHGWTTGACATAATTAAYTALLNGEFPDPVTIELPKGQRPAFALAAEELAADHAIAAVVKDAGDDPDVTHGALVRATVRALPPGSGVVFRAGPGVGTVTRPGLPLPVGEPAINPVPRQMMRDHIAAVAARHGGTGDVEIEISVDHGEEIARSTWNPRLGILGGLSILGTTGIVVPYSCSAWIDSIRRGVDVARAAGRRHVAGCTGSTSEKVAVAVHGLPQDALLDMGDFAGAVLKYLRRHPVDRLTVAGGFAKLSKLAAGHLDLHSARSQVDKGFLAALARRAGADEKLAEAVATANTGLETVQLCSARGVPLGDLVAAAARDTALGVLRGAPVAVDVICIDRAGTVVGRAEPRGPRER from the coding sequence ATGGCTGAGGCGGAGACGGGGGCCAAGGCGACCGGGGGGCGGAGCGCGCAGCTCGAGCGGACGGGGCTGCGGCACGGCTGGACCACCGGGGCGTGTGCCACGGCCGCGACGACGGCCGCGTACACCGCGCTGCTGAACGGGGAGTTCCCCGACCCGGTGACCATCGAACTGCCCAAGGGGCAGCGGCCCGCGTTCGCGCTCGCGGCCGAGGAGCTGGCAGCGGACCACGCCATTGCCGCGGTCGTCAAGGACGCGGGCGACGACCCGGATGTGACCCACGGCGCGCTGGTCAGGGCCACGGTACGGGCCCTGCCGCCCGGCAGCGGAGTGGTCTTCCGGGCCGGTCCGGGCGTCGGCACGGTGACCCGGCCCGGGCTGCCGCTCCCGGTGGGCGAACCGGCCATCAACCCCGTGCCGCGCCAGATGATGCGCGACCACATCGCCGCGGTCGCGGCCCGGCACGGCGGAACCGGTGACGTCGAGATCGAGATCTCGGTGGATCACGGCGAGGAGATCGCCCGCTCCACCTGGAATCCGCGGCTGGGCATCCTCGGCGGGCTGTCCATCCTCGGCACGACGGGCATCGTGGTGCCCTACTCCTGCTCGGCGTGGATCGACAGCATCCGGCGCGGGGTGGATGTCGCACGCGCGGCGGGGCGGCGCCATGTGGCGGGCTGTACGGGCTCGACGTCCGAGAAGGTGGCGGTGGCCGTACACGGGCTGCCCCAGGACGCGCTGCTGGACATGGGCGACTTCGCGGGGGCGGTGCTGAAGTATCTGCGCCGCCACCCGGTGGACCGGCTCACGGTCGCCGGCGGCTTCGCCAAGCTCTCCAAGCTGGCCGCCGGGCATCTGGACCTGCACTCCGCACGCTCCCAGGTGGACAAGGGCTTCCTCGCGGCCCTGGCCCGCCGGGCCGGGGCGGACGAGAAGCTGGCGGAGGCGGTGGCGACGGCCAACACCGGCCTGGAGACGGTGCAGTTGTGCTCCGCCCGCGGCGTACCACTCGGCGACCTGGTCGCGGCGGCGGCCCGCGACACGGCGCTCGGCGTGCTGCGCGGTGCGCCGGTGGCGGTGGACGTGATCTGCATCGACCGCGCAGGCACAGTCGTGGGCCGCGCCGAACCTCGCGGCCCCCGGGAACGCTGA
- a CDS encoding precorrin-2 C(20)-methyltransferase — protein MSEQQTGRLYGVGLGPGDPSLMTVRAVEVIAEADVIAYHSARHGRSIARSIAERHLRPDHIEERLVYPVTTETTDHPGGYRGAMDEFYADAATRLAAHLDAGRTVAVLAEGDPLFYGSYMHMHKRLADRYPTEVIPGVTSVSAAAARLGAPLVEGEEVLTVLPGTLPEEELTARLATTDAAAVMKLGRTFPTVRRALERSGRLADARYVERATMDAERTAPLAEVDPESVPYFSMAVLPSRVDAPRDESGMGEVVVVGLGPAGPLWLTPEARAELATAQDLVGYSTYLDRVLVRPGQRRHASDNKVESVRAELALDLARRGRRVAVVSSGDPGVFAMATAVLEAASEDPYREVPVRIVPGMTAAHAAAARAGAPLGHDYAVISLSDRLKPWEVIAERLRAAAAADLVLALYNPGSRSRVWQVGKARELLLEHRAPDTPVVLGRDIGGPGERVRIVRLADLDPADVDMRTILLVGSSQTRTVRRGDGTDVVWTPRRYPEA, from the coding sequence GTGAGCGAGCAGCAGACGGGCCGGCTCTACGGTGTGGGGCTCGGCCCCGGCGACCCCTCCCTGATGACCGTACGCGCCGTGGAGGTCATCGCCGAGGCCGATGTCATCGCGTACCACAGCGCCCGGCACGGGCGCAGCATCGCCCGCTCCATAGCCGAGCGGCATCTGCGGCCCGACCACATCGAGGAGCGGCTGGTCTACCCGGTCACCACGGAGACCACCGACCATCCGGGCGGCTATCGCGGCGCGATGGACGAGTTCTACGCGGACGCGGCCACGAGGCTCGCCGCGCATCTGGACGCGGGGCGCACGGTCGCGGTGCTCGCGGAGGGCGATCCGCTCTTCTACGGCTCGTACATGCACATGCACAAGCGGCTCGCCGACCGCTACCCCACCGAGGTCATCCCCGGTGTCACCTCGGTCAGCGCCGCGGCCGCCCGGCTCGGCGCGCCGCTGGTGGAGGGCGAGGAGGTGCTGACGGTCCTCCCCGGCACCCTGCCGGAGGAGGAGTTGACGGCCCGGCTGGCGACGACGGACGCGGCGGCCGTGATGAAGCTCGGCCGGACCTTCCCGACGGTGCGGCGCGCGCTGGAGCGGTCGGGGCGGCTCGCGGACGCGCGATATGTGGAGCGCGCCACGATGGACGCGGAGCGGACCGCCCCGCTGGCCGAGGTCGACCCGGAGTCGGTGCCGTACTTCTCGATGGCGGTGCTGCCCAGCCGGGTGGACGCGCCGCGCGATGAGTCCGGCATGGGCGAGGTCGTGGTCGTCGGCCTGGGCCCGGCCGGTCCGCTGTGGCTCACTCCCGAGGCGCGGGCCGAACTGGCCACCGCGCAGGACCTGGTCGGCTACAGCACCTATCTGGACCGGGTGCTCGTACGGCCGGGCCAGCGGCGCCACGCCTCCGACAACAAGGTCGAGTCCGTACGCGCCGAGTTGGCCCTCGACCTCGCCCGGCGGGGCCGGCGTGTCGCCGTGGTCTCCTCCGGCGACCCCGGCGTGTTCGCCATGGCCACCGCCGTCCTGGAGGCCGCCTCCGAGGACCCCTACCGCGAGGTCCCGGTGCGGATCGTCCCCGGCATGACCGCGGCCCACGCCGCCGCCGCCCGGGCCGGTGCCCCGCTCGGCCACGACTACGCGGTGATCTCCCTCTCCGACCGGCTCAAGCCCTGGGAGGTCATCGCCGAGCGGCTGCGCGCCGCCGCCGCGGCCGACCTGGTGCTCGCCCTCTACAACCCCGGCTCCCGCAGCCGCGTCTGGCAGGTGGGCAAGGCCCGCGAACTCCTGCTGGAGCACCGCGCCCCCGACACGCCCGTGGTGCTGGGCCGCGACATCGGCGGCCCCGGCGAACGGGTGCGGATCGTCCGCCTGGCCGATCTCGACCCGGCCGATGTCGACATGCGCACGATCCTCCTGGTGGGCTCCTCCCAGACCCGCACGGTCCGCCGCGGCGACGGCACCGACGTCGTCTGGACGCCACGCCGCTACCCGGAGGCATAG
- the cbiE gene encoding precorrin-6y C5,15-methyltransferase (decarboxylating) subunit CbiE produces the protein MTIVSPPPPPVTVIGIGADGWDGLGPAAREALRTAEVVIGGHRHLGLLPPECHGERVPWPSPLRPAVPGLFAAHTGRRVSVLASGDPMYFGIGRTLAELLGAERLRVLPHPSSVSLACARLGWALEETEVISLVGRPLATLNRELYAGRRLLVLSAGAETPAEVAGLLGDRGFGPSRMRVLEQLGSAEERCVEGAAEEWPHPPGDPLNVIAVDCAPADGVRPLSLAPGLPDTAYDHDGQLTKRQVRAATLAALAPAPGELLWDVGGGSGSIAVEWMRAHRTCRAVSVERDPVRAERIGRNAAALGVPGLTVVTGAAPDALAGLPTPDAVFIGGGLTAPGVLEACWAALPPGGRIVANTVTLESEALLADRYRRHGGDLVRLAVSHATPVGAFTGWRQAMPVTQWSATKPLDSRGPGGYAADPAGSVEAAQGETR, from the coding sequence AGGTGGTCATCGGCGGACATCGCCATCTGGGCCTGCTGCCGCCGGAGTGCCACGGTGAGCGGGTGCCCTGGCCGTCTCCGCTGCGCCCCGCCGTCCCCGGGCTGTTCGCCGCGCACACCGGGCGGCGGGTCTCTGTGCTGGCCAGCGGCGACCCCATGTACTTCGGCATCGGCCGCACCCTGGCCGAGCTGCTGGGTGCCGAGCGGCTGCGGGTGCTGCCCCATCCCTCGTCCGTCTCCCTGGCCTGTGCGCGGCTCGGCTGGGCGCTGGAGGAGACCGAGGTGATCAGCCTCGTCGGCCGTCCCCTGGCCACGCTCAACCGTGAGCTGTACGCCGGACGGCGGCTGCTCGTGCTCAGCGCGGGCGCCGAAACCCCCGCCGAGGTGGCCGGGTTGCTCGGGGACCGAGGGTTCGGCCCGAGCCGGATGCGGGTGCTGGAGCAGTTGGGGAGCGCGGAGGAACGCTGTGTGGAAGGCGCGGCCGAAGAGTGGCCCCATCCGCCCGGCGACCCCCTCAACGTCATCGCCGTCGACTGCGCTCCGGCGGACGGCGTCCGGCCGCTGTCGCTCGCGCCGGGGCTGCCCGATACGGCGTACGACCACGACGGACAGCTCACCAAGCGCCAGGTGCGGGCCGCCACCCTCGCCGCGCTCGCCCCCGCCCCCGGGGAACTGCTGTGGGACGTCGGCGGCGGCTCGGGCTCCATCGCCGTGGAGTGGATGCGCGCCCACCGCACCTGCCGGGCGGTCTCCGTCGAACGCGACCCGGTGCGCGCCGAGCGCATCGGCCGCAACGCCGCCGCGCTCGGCGTGCCCGGGCTGACCGTCGTCACCGGCGCCGCCCCGGACGCCCTGGCCGGACTGCCCACCCCCGACGCGGTGTTCATCGGCGGCGGCCTGACCGCCCCCGGGGTGCTGGAGGCGTGCTGGGCGGCTCTGCCGCCGGGCGGCCGGATCGTCGCCAACACCGTGACCCTGGAGTCCGAGGCGCTGCTCGCCGACCGGTACCGCCGCCACGGCGGCGACCTCGTCCGCCTCGCCGTCTCCCACGCCACCCCGGTCGGGGCCTTCACCGGCTGGCGGCAGGCGATGCCGGTCACCCAGTGGTCCGCCACCAAACCGCTCGACTCCCGGGGCCCTGGCGGGTACGCCGCCGATCCCGCGGGATCCGTCGAAGCCGCTCAAGGAGAGACACGATGA
- the cobM gene encoding precorrin-4 C(11)-methyltransferase has translation MTVYFIGAGPGAADLITVRGARTLARCQVCLYAGSLVPRELLAECPPDARLVDTARLDLDQITAEFVAAHKAGHDVARLHSGDPSVFSAVAEQMRRLDAAGVPYDVVPGVPAFAAAAAALKRELTVPTVGQTVILTRIAQQATPMPEGEDLATLGRSGALLVLHLAARYVDRVVGELLPHYGADCPAAVVAMASRPDELVLRGTLDDIAAQVKAAGVVRTAVIIVGRTLGAEQFRDSHLYSPDRERPHDPCDPQGS, from the coding sequence ATGACGGTGTACTTCATCGGCGCGGGCCCCGGTGCCGCCGATCTGATCACGGTGCGCGGCGCCCGGACCCTGGCCCGCTGCCAGGTGTGTCTGTACGCGGGCAGCCTGGTGCCGCGTGAACTGCTCGCCGAATGCCCGCCGGACGCCCGCCTGGTCGACACCGCCCGGCTCGACCTCGACCAGATCACCGCCGAGTTCGTCGCCGCCCATAAGGCGGGCCATGACGTGGCCCGCCTCCACTCCGGCGACCCGTCGGTCTTCAGCGCCGTCGCCGAGCAGATGCGCCGCCTCGACGCCGCCGGCGTTCCGTACGACGTCGTCCCGGGCGTCCCCGCCTTCGCCGCCGCGGCCGCCGCGCTGAAGCGCGAGTTGACGGTCCCGACCGTCGGCCAGACCGTCATCCTCACCCGCATCGCCCAGCAGGCCACCCCCATGCCGGAAGGCGAGGACCTCGCCACCCTCGGCCGCAGCGGCGCCCTCCTCGTGCTGCATCTCGCCGCCCGCTACGTGGACCGCGTGGTCGGCGAACTCCTCCCGCACTACGGCGCCGACTGCCCGGCCGCCGTGGTCGCCATGGCCAGCCGCCCCGACGAACTGGTGCTGCGCGGCACGCTGGACGACATCGCGGCCCAGGTGAAGGCGGCGGGCGTGGTACGGACGGCGGTCATCATCGTGGGCCGCACCCTGGGCGCCGAACAGTTCCGCGACAGCCACCTCTACTCTCCGGACCGCGAACGCCCCCACGACCCCTGCGACCCGCAGGGGTCGTGA
- a CDS encoding precorrin-8X methylmutase has protein sequence MIEDTVFDYEKDGAAIYRASFATIRAEADLGGLPADVSQVAVRMIHACGMVDLVKDLAYTPEVVSRARAALRSGAPVLCDARMVASGVTRKRLPADNEVICTLADPAVPELARRMGTTRSAAALELWRDRLEGAVVAVGNAPTALFRLLEMIEEGGAGAPRPAAVIGVPVGFIGAAESKEALAGHPAALDHLVVHGRRGGSAIAAAAINAIASEEE, from the coding sequence ATGATCGAGGACACCGTGTTCGACTACGAGAAGGACGGGGCGGCCATCTACCGCGCGTCCTTTGCCACCATCCGTGCCGAGGCCGACCTCGGCGGGCTCCCCGCCGACGTCAGCCAGGTGGCGGTGCGGATGATCCACGCCTGCGGCATGGTCGACCTGGTCAAGGACCTCGCCTACACCCCCGAGGTGGTCTCCCGCGCCCGCGCCGCGCTGCGGTCCGGCGCGCCGGTGCTCTGTGACGCGCGCATGGTCGCCAGCGGGGTCACCCGCAAGCGGCTGCCCGCCGACAACGAGGTCATCTGCACCCTCGCGGACCCCGCCGTACCGGAGTTGGCGCGGCGCATGGGCACCACGCGCAGCGCCGCCGCGCTGGAGCTGTGGCGGGACCGGCTCGAAGGGGCGGTGGTGGCGGTGGGCAACGCCCCCACGGCGCTGTTCCGGCTGCTGGAGATGATCGAAGAAGGCGGGGCGGGCGCGCCGCGCCCGGCCGCCGTGATCGGTGTGCCGGTGGGCTTCATCGGCGCCGCCGAGTCCAAGGAGGCGCTGGCCGGGCATCCGGCGGCGCTCGACCACCTGGTGGTGCACGGCCGGCGGGGCGGCAGCGCCATCGCCGCGGCCGCGATCAACGCGATAGCGAGCGAGGAAGAGTGA